From Candidatus Binataceae bacterium, one genomic window encodes:
- a CDS encoding sulfotransferase domain-containing protein yields MPERDAKPTRRYLTHFLDSSRWSSIPLRPGDIIVSTSRKSGTTWMQRMVSVLIHGEHLPGALSEISPWIDLRSFPVPIEALAARLAAQTFRRSMKAHLPFDALPYDREVKYICVGRDGRDVALSAHNHFVGLTDQAIEMSNAPAGLFPDRYERVPADIHAFIKEWLTRGNPHLAWENDGYPAMSHFRQIQSFWDFRDLPNVFMSHYEDLKTDFANEARRIAKFLEIDANDELIRIAERLCSFEAMKRDGAELMPLAVAILNGGAQRFFNKGVSGRWKNVFTAEESALYDAAVRRSLTSDCARWLERGRRALAS; encoded by the coding sequence ATGCCCGAGCGAGACGCCAAACCGACGCGGCGTTACCTCACCCACTTCCTTGATTCATCGCGATGGTCGTCGATTCCACTTCGCCCAGGCGACATCATCGTATCGACTAGTCGGAAGTCGGGAACGACCTGGATGCAGCGTATGGTTTCCGTGCTGATCCACGGCGAGCATCTACCGGGGGCCCTATCCGAGATTTCGCCATGGATTGATTTGCGCTCGTTTCCGGTTCCGATCGAGGCGCTTGCGGCTCGACTCGCGGCTCAGACTTTTCGGCGCTCGATGAAAGCGCATCTGCCGTTTGATGCGCTGCCCTATGATCGCGAAGTCAAGTACATCTGCGTCGGTCGCGATGGGAGAGATGTGGCGCTGTCGGCGCACAATCATTTCGTCGGCCTCACCGATCAGGCGATCGAGATGTCTAATGCCCCCGCGGGACTGTTCCCCGATCGCTACGAGCGGGTGCCCGCCGACATTCATGCATTTATCAAAGAATGGCTGACGCGGGGCAATCCGCATCTCGCGTGGGAGAACGACGGCTATCCTGCGATGTCGCATTTCAGACAGATTCAAAGCTTCTGGGATTTTCGCGATCTCCCCAACGTCTTCATGAGCCACTACGAAGACCTGAAGACCGATTTCGCTAACGAAGCACGAAGGATTGCTAAATTTCTCGAAATCGATGCGAACGACGAACTCATCCGCATCGCGGAACGACTTTGCTCCTTCGAAGCGATGAAGCGTGACGGCGCCGAACTCATGCCGTTGGCGGTTGCCATACTCAATGGCGGAGCGCAACGCTTCTTCAATAAGGGCGTGTCGGGCCGATGGAAAAATGTCTTCACCGCCGAGGAGTCGGCGCTCTACGACGCCGCCGTTCGTCGCAGCCTCACGTCCGATTGCGCGCGCTGGCTGGAGCGGGGCAGGCGCGCATTGGCGAGTTGA